Proteins encoded together in one Thermoplasmatales archaeon BRNA1 window:
- a CDS encoding CoB--CoM heterodisulfide reductase, subunit C, producing MDYKVDPEFEKQLAELGGADVSLCFQCGTCTAGCPSGRRTSYRVRKLVRMAQLDMKEEILNSEELWMCSTCYTCVERCPRRVPIVDIVIALRNMAVADGHIKAAHKKTASNLYTTGHTVPINDEVKALRASLGLPEIPPTVLANADAAAELKKLLDAAKFNTIVEE from the coding sequence ATGGATTACAAAGTCGATCCTGAATTCGAGAAGCAGCTCGCCGAGCTCGGCGGAGCTGACGTGTCCCTCTGCTTCCAGTGCGGAACCTGCACCGCAGGTTGCCCGTCCGGAAGGAGGACTTCCTACCGCGTAAGGAAACTCGTCCGCATGGCCCAGCTGGACATGAAGGAGGAGATCCTGAACTCCGAAGAGCTTTGGATGTGCAGCACCTGCTACACCTGCGTTGAGCGCTGCCCCCGCCGCGTCCCGATCGTTGACATCGTCATCGCCCTCAGGAACATGGCCGTCGCCGACGGACACATCAAGGCCGCCCACAAGAAGACCGCATCCAACCTCTACACCACCGGACACACCGTCCCCATCAACGATGAGGTCAAGGCACTCCGCGCGTCCCTCGGACTCCCCGAGATCCCGCCCACCGTCCTTGCCAACGCTGACGCCGCCGCAGAGCTCAAGAAGCTCCTGGATGCTGCTAAGTTCAACACCATCGTGGAGGAGTGA
- a CDS encoding Transcriptional regulator, with the protein MGSMSAAAKSMGISVPVVHRYIANIEAAAGEAVTHSTPSGTFLTPAGKEIMDRFAANEARCRDDRGFTVCCSPVTEDLMMSVFSSLKMTDVEMVVSDDVHNVRMMIEGLADMALIDDPLYLFDIDEYGYDAMEIGYMGMVYVDNGPSFIRYKYGAQRVAFMYLDTAKREYTIDAETYSLSEMLGSNKSFFVDEFLLTRKGLKLKSAVNPKNLRHAITAVFRSEDRTVTKIVNALQARHIE; encoded by the coding sequence ATGGGGAGCATGTCAGCCGCCGCCAAGAGCATGGGGATCTCCGTGCCGGTGGTCCACCGCTACATCGCCAACATCGAGGCCGCAGCGGGGGAAGCCGTCACCCATTCCACACCGTCTGGCACTTTCCTCACCCCTGCGGGCAAGGAAATCATGGACCGCTTCGCCGCCAACGAGGCGAGGTGCCGCGACGACAGGGGTTTCACCGTGTGCTGCAGCCCGGTCACCGAGGACCTGATGATGTCGGTGTTCTCCTCCCTGAAGATGACCGATGTGGAGATGGTCGTCTCCGACGACGTGCACAACGTGAGGATGATGATCGAGGGTCTGGCCGACATGGCGCTTATAGACGATCCCCTCTACCTTTTCGACATCGATGAGTACGGTTACGACGCCATGGAGATCGGCTACATGGGGATGGTCTACGTGGATAACGGGCCCTCCTTCATCCGCTACAAGTACGGCGCGCAGAGGGTGGCTTTCATGTACCTCGACACCGCGAAGAGGGAGTACACCATCGATGCGGAGACCTATTCCCTGTCGGAGATGCTCGGTTCCAACAAGAGCTTCTTCGTGGACGAGTTCCTCCTCACGAGGAAGGGACTCAAGCTGAAGAGCGCCGTGAACCCCAAGAACCTGCGCCACGCCATCACCGCCGTGTTCCGCTCGGAGGACCGTACGGTGACGAAGATTGTCAACGCTTTGCAGGCTAGGCACATAGAATGA
- a CDS encoding hydrogenase maturation protease, which yields MVLNGRIRVIGLGSPVMTDDSVGLRVSEDIERMGMDDVDCCQEAVGGLELLPLMKGYSYVVIVDAIQTFQYDPGTILIFDVADFESTVNNGMPAHDINVATAIGIGRQMDPDSMPLQVRFVAMEIKDMQTMSEELTPIVASKESSMVDAALHVMDLFRQDRDQSSTD from the coding sequence ATGGTTCTCAACGGCCGCATACGCGTCATCGGGCTCGGAAGCCCGGTCATGACCGACGATTCCGTAGGGCTCCGTGTGTCCGAGGACATCGAGCGCATGGGCATGGATGACGTTGACTGCTGCCAGGAGGCCGTCGGCGGATTGGAGCTGCTCCCCCTCATGAAGGGATACAGCTACGTCGTCATCGTGGATGCGATCCAGACCTTCCAGTACGATCCTGGCACCATCCTTATCTTCGACGTCGCGGACTTCGAGTCCACCGTGAACAACGGCATGCCCGCCCACGACATCAACGTCGCCACCGCCATAGGCATCGGACGTCAGATGGATCCCGATTCCATGCCCCTTCAGGTCAGGTTCGTCGCTATGGAAATCAAGGACATGCAGACCATGAGCGAGGAACTTACGCCCATCGTGGCCTCCAAGGAATCCTCGATGGTCGATGCGGCCCTGCATGTCATGGACCTTTTCAGGCAGGACAGGGATCAGAGCTCGACCGACTGA
- a CDS encoding putative Zn-dependent peptidase encodes MSDNVVELSETGSGIPVVTENVPGANAAFLVAVRTGSRDEHDGIFGLSHLLEHTVFRETKNMTSFEMSKVMEGAGGMLNAFTAKEMTAYYGITLAETGRTAMDLVADIVANPLINEKDTEMEKDIVLQELSMVKSEPETYIHDLFEQNLWDGDPLGWDEGGTEESVKPLTYEDLRKYYEERYGLPNIAVFATGSFDKKEVVDWAENSFSGMSASVVNRREAPKMPVSKFRITDNGVDHANIGLGFPTPKVDGHQRTVNQVLSAVIGSGSSSRMFQEVREKNALVYAIYNQTGNYSDAGYVSTFLNCVDKNILKSLDECFRVYREFKREGLTEGELDRTKNILKGAIARGAETTDHRIYTMCNRYMTFGEVTSTSEKLADISSVTEEEVMAAAERYLVPERLNLTILGKVPKAVKNFDIQSVEL; translated from the coding sequence ATGTCAGATAACGTCGTGGAGCTGTCCGAGACCGGGTCCGGGATCCCGGTCGTCACCGAGAACGTGCCCGGAGCGAACGCAGCCTTCCTGGTCGCGGTGCGTACGGGTTCCAGGGACGAGCACGACGGGATATTCGGTCTCTCCCACCTTCTGGAGCACACCGTGTTCCGCGAGACCAAGAACATGACCTCTTTCGAGATGTCGAAGGTCATGGAGGGGGCGGGAGGGATGCTCAACGCCTTCACCGCCAAGGAGATGACCGCCTACTACGGCATCACCCTCGCGGAGACCGGCAGGACCGCCATGGACCTGGTGGCCGACATCGTCGCTAACCCTCTCATCAACGAGAAGGACACCGAGATGGAGAAGGACATCGTCCTCCAGGAGCTCAGCATGGTGAAGTCCGAGCCGGAGACCTACATCCACGACCTCTTCGAGCAGAACCTCTGGGACGGGGACCCGCTCGGGTGGGACGAGGGCGGCACCGAGGAGTCGGTAAAACCCCTCACCTACGAGGACCTGAGGAAGTATTACGAAGAGAGATACGGCCTCCCGAACATCGCGGTTTTCGCTACTGGCTCTTTTGATAAGAAGGAGGTCGTCGACTGGGCGGAGAACTCGTTCTCCGGAATGTCCGCATCCGTCGTCAACAGGAGGGAGGCCCCGAAGATGCCCGTCTCCAAGTTCAGGATCACCGACAACGGCGTGGACCACGCCAACATAGGTCTGGGATTCCCCACCCCGAAGGTGGACGGCCATCAGAGGACGGTCAACCAGGTCCTCAGCGCGGTCATCGGGTCCGGATCCTCCTCGAGGATGTTCCAGGAGGTCCGCGAGAAGAACGCCCTGGTCTATGCGATCTACAATCAGACAGGCAACTACAGCGACGCCGGATACGTATCCACCTTCCTCAACTGCGTGGATAAGAACATCCTGAAGTCCCTGGACGAGTGTTTCAGGGTCTACCGCGAATTCAAGAGGGAGGGTCTCACCGAGGGGGAGCTCGACAGGACCAAGAACATCCTCAAGGGGGCCATCGCCAGGGGGGCGGAGACCACCGACCACCGCATCTACACCATGTGCAACAGGTACATGACCTTCGGCGAGGTCACGAGCACATCCGAGAAGCTGGCGGACATCTCCTCCGTTACCGAGGAGGAGGTCATGGCCGCGGCCGAGAGGTATCTGGTGCCCGAGAGGCTAAACCTGACGATCCTGGGAAAGGTGCCCAAGGCGGTGAAGAACTTCGATATTCAGTCGGTCGAGCTCTGA
- a CDS encoding Archaeal enzymes of ATP-grasp superfamily: MSEAEVLVYEEKELRDPIAIIGFPTVGLVGSIVASFIARDLKLDITGGITSRDLPPYTLVQSGQPLPQIRIYAGSLPKAKRKKKTEVSEQPAADEVPAKKPRAKTRDVIIVTSEVAPKPEDTYDLSKCVYETVRAMGATTIICLEGVPRMGQDDRIMGVATTREGAIFLEEIGLTVMGEGIVRGITGVILMLGMKDRVDVKAILCPANPQLPDPRSAARIIGPLQAIMPRLSVDTDPLFKEAEEIDNRIQAQQASADQGPDNIYG; this comes from the coding sequence ATGTCCGAAGCAGAGGTTCTCGTCTACGAGGAGAAGGAACTGAGGGATCCCATCGCCATCATAGGTTTTCCCACCGTGGGTCTCGTCGGCTCCATCGTGGCGAGCTTCATCGCCAGGGACCTCAAGCTCGACATCACCGGGGGCATCACCTCCCGCGACCTCCCCCCGTACACCCTCGTGCAGTCGGGACAGCCCCTTCCCCAGATCCGTATCTACGCGGGTTCTCTCCCGAAGGCCAAACGCAAGAAGAAGACCGAGGTCTCCGAGCAGCCCGCCGCGGATGAGGTCCCAGCCAAGAAACCCCGTGCGAAGACCCGCGACGTGATCATCGTCACCTCCGAGGTCGCCCCGAAGCCCGAGGACACCTACGACCTTTCCAAGTGCGTCTACGAGACCGTCAGGGCCATGGGCGCGACCACCATCATCTGCCTCGAAGGGGTCCCCCGGATGGGACAGGACGACAGGATAATGGGCGTTGCAACCACCAGAGAGGGGGCAATCTTCCTCGAGGAGATAGGCCTCACCGTGATGGGCGAGGGGATCGTAAGGGGAATCACCGGCGTGATCCTGATGCTCGGGATGAAGGACAGGGTGGATGTCAAGGCCATCCTGTGCCCCGCCAACCCCCAGCTCCCCGATCCCAGGTCCGCCGCCAGGATCATCGGGCCGCTGCAGGCCATCATGCCCAGGCTGTCGGTCGACACCGACCCCCTGTTCAAGGAGGCCGAGGAGATAGACAACCGCATCCAGGCACAGCAGGCATCCGCCGACCAGGGGCCTGACAACATCTACGGCTGA
- a CDS encoding 3'-phosphoadenosine 5'-phosphosulfate sulfotransferase (PAPS reductase)/FAD synthetase-related enzyme: MDGMKTRMASIRNNIANGKEECRWCDTCGTLLLGERCARCGKEGRIFEINSPGDIRPCMGESVGILEDLLREAFGTSSPIEGKNVFFNKVPGEDRTDEIVAHGQVIGVLRFDLREDRLKVELRQAGAELFAPVATKNIVRVFGVSGHLKGKSVAGENVSEITGDFGNEEPIIVLKGQKVGPGVSMAPSSEMEGAEKALRIRDLDAPAGIPVSPDADRKVFVDANRDHLKRLEKTAVREIRDYVKDRKQPVTVSFSGGKDSLAAYGIASRAVDNIELLFTDTGLEFPETLAYVEEFAEKNKLKLHRAEAGSGFRDNVDTFGPPAKDFRWCCKVCKLGPITDLIARDFPKGTITCEGNRSLESFSRADTQLVTRNPFVPNQTNLNPVRDWCAAEIWGYIWMRGLDYNPLYERDFERIGCYLCASCLASEWRNTSRIHPGMYSDWEKYLHAYAERNGLPPEYIDMGFWRWKVLPPKMRQLAEGLDLRTEPKGTGMSMKMLKGASVCVAGGYSMEAVATVPRNRDFDYVEDALRTVGEVKYSPEFEIALVRTGYGRAKLFGGGQISVTAENAKDAETMFERSVKALIRAELCTECGICAKTCARKAIHIKGGMRVDPGKCTSCGRCERSCMVIHYYDKIMSGKSVPKPDSCPVRRKDKSPGKSVGRKPYRPRTGGRPQGKMNQNGNCRR; encoded by the coding sequence ATGGACGGGATGAAGACCCGTATGGCAAGCATCCGGAACAACATCGCCAACGGCAAGGAGGAGTGCAGGTGGTGCGATACCTGCGGCACCTTACTCCTCGGCGAGAGATGTGCCAGATGCGGAAAGGAAGGCCGTATTTTCGAGATCAACAGTCCCGGGGACATCCGCCCATGCATGGGGGAGTCCGTCGGGATACTGGAGGATCTCCTCCGGGAGGCCTTCGGGACCAGCTCCCCGATCGAGGGGAAGAACGTATTCTTCAACAAGGTCCCCGGCGAGGACCGCACCGACGAAATAGTCGCCCACGGGCAGGTCATCGGCGTTCTGAGGTTCGACCTGCGGGAGGACCGTCTCAAGGTGGAGCTGAGACAGGCCGGCGCGGAGCTGTTCGCCCCCGTGGCCACCAAGAACATCGTCAGGGTGTTCGGGGTCTCCGGCCATCTCAAGGGGAAATCCGTCGCGGGAGAGAATGTCTCTGAGATCACCGGGGATTTCGGAAACGAGGAACCCATAATCGTCCTCAAGGGCCAGAAGGTCGGACCCGGGGTCTCCATGGCTCCCAGTTCGGAGATGGAGGGAGCGGAGAAGGCCCTGCGCATAAGGGATCTGGACGCTCCCGCCGGGATCCCCGTCTCACCGGACGCGGACAGGAAGGTGTTCGTGGACGCGAACCGCGACCACCTGAAACGCCTGGAGAAGACCGCGGTTAGGGAGATCCGCGATTACGTGAAGGACAGGAAGCAGCCCGTGACCGTCTCGTTCTCGGGAGGGAAGGATTCCCTCGCGGCATACGGGATAGCCTCCAGGGCCGTGGATAACATCGAACTGCTGTTCACGGATACGGGGTTGGAATTCCCGGAGACCCTCGCATACGTGGAGGAGTTCGCGGAGAAGAATAAACTCAAACTGCACCGCGCGGAAGCCGGCAGCGGGTTCAGGGACAACGTCGATACCTTCGGCCCCCCCGCCAAGGACTTCAGGTGGTGCTGCAAGGTCTGCAAGCTCGGCCCGATCACCGACCTCATCGCCAGGGACTTCCCCAAGGGCACAATCACCTGCGAGGGGAACCGTTCCCTGGAATCGTTCTCAAGGGCGGACACGCAGTTGGTAACCAGGAACCCGTTCGTTCCCAACCAGACCAATCTCAATCCCGTCAGGGACTGGTGCGCGGCGGAGATCTGGGGATACATCTGGATGAGGGGTCTGGATTACAACCCCCTCTACGAGAGGGATTTCGAGCGCATCGGATGCTACCTCTGCGCCTCATGCCTGGCAAGCGAGTGGAGGAACACCTCGAGGATCCATCCCGGGATGTACTCCGACTGGGAGAAGTACCTGCACGCATATGCCGAGAGGAACGGCCTTCCGCCGGAATACATCGACATGGGGTTCTGGAGATGGAAGGTCCTGCCCCCGAAGATGAGGCAGCTCGCCGAGGGGCTCGACCTCAGGACCGAGCCCAAGGGGACCGGTATGTCCATGAAGATGCTGAAGGGGGCGTCCGTCTGCGTGGCCGGGGGATACTCCATGGAGGCCGTGGCCACCGTACCCAGGAACCGCGACTTCGATTACGTGGAGGATGCCCTTCGCACGGTCGGGGAGGTGAAGTACTCCCCCGAGTTCGAGATCGCCCTGGTCAGGACCGGGTACGGACGCGCCAAGCTGTTCGGCGGCGGCCAGATCAGTGTCACCGCAGAGAACGCGAAAGACGCCGAGACAATGTTCGAGAGATCCGTCAAGGCACTCATCAGGGCAGAGCTGTGCACAGAGTGCGGGATATGCGCGAAGACATGTGCCAGGAAGGCGATTCATATCAAAGGAGGGATGAGGGTGGACCCCGGGAAATGCACCTCCTGCGGCAGATGCGAGAGGTCCTGCATGGTCATCCACTACTACGATAAGATCATGTCCGGAAAGTCCGTCCCGAAGCCCGATTCGTGTCCCGTCCGGAGGAAGGATAAGAGCCCCGGGAAATCTGTCGGACGCAAGCCTTACCGCCCCCGCACGGGCGGGCGCCCGCAGGGGAAGATGAATCAGAACGGCAACTGCCGCCGCTGA
- a CDS encoding Zn-dependent protease, whose amino-acid sequence MGIRSINEPVHRFSTIEIRDILISTVVLTVAFVLILRDSDFVTAWFRDSLGESWFVGMFGMMFVITILSFVGHEMGHKFTAQRFGMWSEYRMYPAGLFFALIMGFVGFLFAAPGAVMIRSNYITERENGIISIAGPMVNMVLSAVGILGCLALNGEPVVVVFYLMMMLNGSLALFNMIPIMPFDGAKIIKWKPEIWGACIAIAALEFFAVWILPTLSYTL is encoded by the coding sequence ATGGGAATCAGGAGCATCAACGAGCCCGTACACAGGTTCAGCACCATCGAGATCCGCGACATTCTCATCTCGACCGTGGTCCTCACCGTCGCATTCGTCCTGATCCTCCGCGATTCGGACTTCGTAACCGCGTGGTTTAGGGATTCCCTGGGAGAATCCTGGTTCGTCGGTATGTTCGGGATGATGTTCGTCATCACCATCCTGAGCTTCGTCGGTCACGAGATGGGACACAAGTTCACTGCCCAGAGGTTCGGCATGTGGTCAGAGTACCGCATGTATCCTGCGGGACTGTTCTTCGCCCTCATCATGGGATTCGTCGGGTTCCTGTTCGCCGCCCCCGGGGCGGTCATGATCCGCAGCAACTACATCACCGAGAGGGAGAACGGGATCATCAGCATCGCCGGACCAATGGTGAACATGGTCCTCTCCGCCGTCGGAATCCTCGGATGCCTCGCCCTCAACGGCGAGCCTGTGGTCGTGGTGTTCTACCTCATGATGATGCTGAACGGATCTCTGGCACTTTTCAACATGATCCCGATCATGCCTTTCGATGGCGCCAAGATCATCAAGTGGAAGCCCGAGATCTGGGGAGCCTGCATCGCCATCGCGGCCCTGGAGTTCTTCGCCGTCTGGATCCTTCCGACCCTCAGCTATACACTGTGA
- a CDS encoding FAD/FMN-containing dehydrogenase yields the protein MALEQKVIDEIEKVVGKDGYSVAPAVLYTYGFDASIYHRNPDIVVQPTSTEQVSEIMKIAYKHGIPVVPRGAGTGLCGAAVPIEGGICIALQKMNRIIEVSVADLWVDVEAGVVYNNLNDELAKYGFFFPPSPGSAEACQIGGMVATNASGMRAVKYGATRDFVLGMTFVKANGDIVRCGTRTIKDSSGYQLARLLCGSEGTLGIITEITLKLTTKPKKSASCLISFDDVVDAGKCISAIIAKPLIPASCELLDSTSITAVNKVLGNPLPNANSLIIVEVDGETDEIIQRDLKIVEEVAHEQNAKTVTPSFDKDEIQRWTNARKSVLSSLSALKPGYSCVSLADDMGVPISKVSEAVRRFQAAAERNDVTVAVYGHASDGNLHSKMVIDVTDEDMWKRAIKTASEIFDASIDLGGTVTGEHGVGLSKAKDFQKERATELETILEIKKAMDPKNILNPGKAAQWRGDQLSNLRYPCKPYM from the coding sequence ATGGCTCTTGAACAGAAGGTCATCGACGAGATCGAGAAGGTCGTGGGAAAGGACGGCTACTCGGTTGCCCCCGCCGTGCTGTACACCTACGGTTTCGACGCTTCCATCTACCACAGGAACCCCGACATCGTGGTCCAGCCCACCTCCACCGAGCAGGTCTCCGAGATCATGAAGATTGCATACAAGCACGGTATCCCGGTGGTCCCCAGGGGAGCGGGAACCGGACTCTGCGGCGCAGCGGTCCCCATCGAGGGAGGGATATGCATCGCCCTCCAGAAGATGAACCGCATCATCGAGGTCTCCGTCGCCGACCTGTGGGTCGACGTGGAGGCCGGGGTGGTCTACAACAACCTCAACGACGAGCTCGCCAAATACGGCTTCTTCTTCCCGCCTAGCCCCGGTTCCGCCGAGGCCTGCCAGATCGGCGGAATGGTCGCCACCAACGCCTCCGGGATGAGGGCCGTCAAGTACGGCGCCACCAGGGACTTCGTCCTGGGGATGACCTTCGTCAAGGCCAACGGAGACATCGTCCGCTGCGGGACCCGCACAATCAAGGACTCCTCCGGATACCAGCTCGCAAGGCTCCTGTGCGGTTCCGAGGGAACCCTGGGGATCATCACCGAGATCACCCTGAAGCTCACCACCAAGCCCAAGAAGTCCGCATCCTGCCTGATATCCTTCGACGATGTCGTCGATGCAGGGAAGTGCATCTCGGCCATCATTGCCAAGCCCCTGATCCCGGCATCCTGCGAACTTCTCGACAGCACCTCCATCACCGCGGTCAACAAGGTCCTCGGCAACCCCCTCCCCAACGCGAACTCCCTCATCATCGTGGAGGTCGACGGGGAGACCGACGAGATCATCCAGAGGGACCTGAAGATCGTCGAGGAGGTCGCCCACGAGCAGAATGCCAAGACTGTCACCCCTTCCTTTGACAAGGACGAGATCCAGAGGTGGACCAACGCCAGGAAGTCCGTCCTGTCCTCCCTGTCCGCACTGAAACCCGGTTACTCCTGCGTCTCCCTCGCGGACGACATGGGCGTCCCGATCTCCAAGGTCTCCGAGGCGGTCAGGCGCTTCCAGGCCGCCGCCGAGAGGAACGACGTCACCGTCGCCGTCTACGGACACGCGTCCGACGGAAACCTCCACTCCAAGATGGTCATCGACGTCACCGACGAGGACATGTGGAAGAGGGCGATCAAGACCGCTTCCGAGATATTCGATGCCTCCATCGACCTGGGAGGGACCGTCACCGGAGAGCACGGTGTAGGTCTTTCCAAGGCGAAGGACTTCCAGAAGGAGAGGGCCACCGAACTCGAGACAATCCTTGAGATCAAGAAGGCCATGGACCCCAAGAACATCCTCAACCCGGGCAAGGCCGCCCAGTGGAGAGGGGACCAGCTTTCCAACCTCAGGTACCCCTGCAAACCCTACATGTGA
- a CDS encoding Adenylate kinase: MIVLLGPPGAGKGTQGEKMETELGYVRLSTGDMLREAVRNGTDLGKLAKKYMDAGDLVPNDVIINLMKEKIQSLGKVPGIIFDGFPRTVEQAEALDKELNIDLALNFDVEDQVLIDRLTQRRSCPDCNAVYHLSNNPPKKEGVCDKCGAQLYQRDDDKEATVKNRLSTYREKTFPLIAYYEKAGKLVTIQGTGDIDAIFANVKKAIQ; the protein is encoded by the coding sequence ATGATCGTTCTCCTGGGTCCCCCGGGAGCAGGCAAAGGAACCCAGGGAGAGAAGATGGAGACCGAGCTCGGATACGTCAGGCTCTCCACCGGAGACATGCTCCGCGAGGCAGTCAGGAACGGCACCGACCTCGGAAAGCTCGCCAAGAAGTACATGGACGCCGGGGACCTCGTACCCAACGACGTCATCATCAACCTGATGAAGGAGAAGATCCAGTCCCTCGGAAAGGTCCCCGGGATCATCTTCGACGGATTCCCCCGCACGGTCGAGCAGGCCGAGGCCCTCGACAAGGAACTCAACATCGACCTCGCCCTCAACTTCGACGTCGAGGACCAGGTCCTCATCGACAGGCTCACCCAGAGGCGCTCCTGCCCCGACTGCAACGCCGTCTACCACCTGTCCAACAACCCCCCGAAGAAGGAGGGCGTCTGCGACAAGTGCGGTGCCCAGCTCTACCAGAGGGACGACGACAAGGAGGCCACCGTCAAGAACAGGCTCTCCACCTACCGCGAGAAGACCTTCCCCCTCATCGCGTACTACGAGAAGGCAGGTAAGCTGGTCACCATCCAGGGTACCGGCGACATCGATGCCATCTTCGCAAACGTGAAGAAGGCCATCCAGTGA
- a CDS encoding crcB protein, which produces MDVPILQAILIVGAGGALGAVLRFGMGQAIDSDQFPWATFAVNIIGSFLLALLMFSWTDISDGYRLLLFTGLFGAFTTMSTFTVDTVELFVDGYVGKALMNFVLNPVVCLLGAFAGRALALAL; this is translated from the coding sequence ATGGATGTCCCGATTCTTCAGGCGATTCTCATCGTCGGGGCCGGAGGGGCGCTCGGTGCGGTGCTCAGGTTCGGCATGGGGCAGGCCATCGATTCCGATCAGTTCCCCTGGGCGACCTTCGCCGTGAACATCATCGGATCCTTCCTTCTGGCACTTCTCATGTTCTCATGGACGGATATAAGCGATGGGTACCGTCTGCTGCTGTTCACCGGGCTGTTCGGGGCGTTCACGACCATGTCCACCTTCACGGTAGATACCGTGGAACTGTTCGTTGACGGATACGTCGGAAAAGCACTGATGAACTTCGTGCTGAACCCTGTCGTGTGCCTGCTCGGAGCGTTCGCCGGAAGGGCGCTCGCACTCGCGCTGTGA
- a CDS encoding putative divalent cation transporter, with amino-acid sequence MAGRKGTFIEFFSRNHAAITMGITALVIAGTADLFAGLLMDQMEEYLTLIIGMMVLIYSTIGMRGNIFGAMGSRIGTAMNIGTFEMSFRRGTVLRANLESALALTLIMSIATGIATWGVAKLFFGGDAEIWDFIYISTFGGVTAGLIVMMFNILIAYVGNKRNWDVDNITAPLIAAIGDIVTMPMVFVATWSFIRMDGQSFGDDLVLILSVVFIIATLALTAYIAMRKVSRRDFSGEAKRIVNQSLPILMMCLVFEIGAGIVIQDKQDSLVSYSVLMIMMPAYLNQGNALSGMLTSRLSSMIHMGTLEERMLPGKGAIDNFLLMFFCAAVTFLYIGIISFAACVLTGGSGSLSIAECLAIIMVAGMIATLILNILSYYVAIAADRFGLDPDDHCIPITSSVMDLFGALVLVAVISMFI; translated from the coding sequence TTGGCCGGAAGGAAGGGGACTTTCATCGAGTTCTTCTCGCGGAACCACGCCGCGATCACGATGGGCATCACAGCCCTCGTGATAGCAGGGACCGCGGACCTCTTCGCCGGACTCCTCATGGACCAGATGGAGGAATACCTCACCCTCATCATCGGTATGATGGTGCTCATCTACTCCACCATCGGGATGCGCGGCAACATCTTCGGAGCGATGGGCTCCAGAATCGGCACCGCTATGAACATCGGTACCTTCGAGATGAGCTTCCGCAGGGGAACCGTCCTCCGCGCCAACCTGGAGTCCGCCCTGGCCCTCACCCTCATCATGAGCATTGCCACCGGCATAGCCACCTGGGGTGTGGCGAAGCTCTTCTTCGGAGGGGACGCCGAGATCTGGGATTTCATCTACATCTCCACCTTCGGAGGGGTCACCGCGGGCCTCATCGTCATGATGTTCAACATCCTCATCGCCTACGTCGGGAACAAGAGGAACTGGGATGTGGACAACATCACCGCGCCGCTCATCGCGGCGATCGGCGATATCGTCACCATGCCCATGGTGTTCGTGGCGACCTGGTCCTTCATCAGGATGGACGGGCAGTCATTCGGCGACGACCTCGTCCTCATCCTCTCGGTCGTGTTCATAATCGCGACGCTGGCACTTACCGCGTACATCGCCATGAGGAAGGTCTCCCGCAGGGACTTCTCGGGAGAGGCCAAGAGGATCGTCAACCAGTCCCTCCCCATCCTCATGATGTGCCTGGTCTTCGAGATCGGAGCGGGGATCGTCATCCAGGACAAGCAGGACAGTCTGGTCTCCTACAGCGTGCTCATGATTATGATGCCCGCCTACCTCAACCAGGGGAACGCCCTTTCCGGGATGCTCACCAGCAGGCTGTCCTCCATGATTCACATGGGTACCCTCGAGGAGCGCATGCTCCCCGGGAAGGGGGCCATCGACAACTTCCTGCTGATGTTCTTCTGCGCGGCGGTGACCTTCCTGTACATCGGCATCATCTCCTTCGCCGCCTGCGTCCTGACCGGGGGGAGCGGGTCGCTGTCCATCGCCGAGTGCCTTGCCATAATCATGGTCGCGGGAATGATCGCCACACTGATCCTCAACATCCTGTCGTACTACGTCGCCATAGCCGCGGACCGCTTCGGCCTGGATCCCGACGACCACTGCATCCCCATCACCTCCTCCGTGATGGACCTGTTCGGCGCGCTGGTGCTCGTCGCCGTCATTTCCATGTTCATCTGA